In Nitrobacteraceae bacterium AZCC 1564, the following proteins share a genomic window:
- a CDS encoding multidrug efflux pump (product_source=KO:K07789; cath_funfam=1.20.1640.10,3.30.2090.10,3.30.70.1430; cog=COG0841; ko=KO:K07789; pfam=PF00873; superfamily=82693,82714,82866; tigrfam=TIGR00915; transmembrane_helix_parts=Inside_1_11,TMhelix_12_34,Outside_35_335,TMhelix_336_353,Inside_354_359,TMhelix_360_382,Outside_383_429,TMhelix_430_452,Inside_453_464,TMhelix_465_487,Outside_488_523,TMhelix_524_546,Inside_547_859,TMhelix_860_882,Outside_883_901,TMhelix_902_924,Inside_925_960,TMhelix_961_983,Outside_984_992,TMhelix_993_1015,Inside_1016_1034), whose protein sequence is MSLSEPFIRRPVGTTLLAIGLFLVGAVAYHFLPVASIPSVDFPVIRVSATRPGADPSIMASTVAAPLERRLGEIAGIDQITSTSSLSSTSISLQFAIGRDIDRAARDVQAAINASLADLPTDLPTLPQFRKANPAAAPVLIIALTSKTMLSSAIYDIADTVVAQRISQVPGVGEATVSGADQPAVRIQLNPGALATAGIASDDVRTAIVNANAIGPVGSFNGLRLGETLATNPQMRTAAQFRDIVIKSSSGNFVKLSDVATVTDATRNSRSIAWFNKQPAVLITVTKQQDANVIETVDRVKALLPELKQWMPGGVDISILSDRTGTIRASVEDMEWTLGATALLVMAVVFVFLRRMTPTIAAGISVPLALAGTCAGMWLVGFSVNNLSLMALAISVGFVVDDAIVMIENMYRNLEEGMRPYQAALLGAKQIGFTVFSISLSLIAAFTPLIFMEGVVGRLFREFSLTLALAILVSMVVSLTVTPMICAHYIKSATSPDATRFDRFVEGGLSRFVRFYERTLRVVLGYPILTMLVFLATIALTITLYVKTPKGYFPQDDSGLVIGATRASPDVSFQAMLGLQQQIADIVIGDPAVDGVGSSLGGSSGMGGGSNTGRMFISLKPIDQRDGLTTQQVIDRLRRKLGAVPGIRLFMFAAQDLRAGGRQSDSDYQYTLISPDLDLLNKWAPIVAKKLESVEGITDISSDRQAGGLQLNLKIDRAAAASLGVRVQDIDNALNNAFSQRQISIIYTQRNQYQVVLEVNPRWQGDPSALDKIYVAGANNTQVPLSRMVHMERGLSPLSVFHQGSFPSTTISFNVPSDVPLQTATDNILRAVEELHMPEGIRGEFAGNAADSQKTASRQPLLILGALIAVYIVLGVLYESLAHPLTIISTLPSAGLGALLALQITNTPLTVIAFIGIILLIGIVKKNGIMIVDFALEGERQRGLSSEDAIFEASIARFRPILMTTMAALLAAVPLVVAVGPGTELRRPLGITIIGGLIVSQILTLYTTPVIYLLIDRLRGRETPAPLPGPAPAE, encoded by the coding sequence GTGTCGCTGTCGGAACCATTCATCAGAAGGCCCGTCGGCACGACGTTGCTGGCCATCGGGCTCTTTTTGGTGGGAGCGGTGGCGTATCACTTCCTGCCGGTCGCAAGCATTCCGTCAGTCGATTTCCCGGTCATTCGTGTCAGCGCCACGCGGCCGGGCGCCGATCCCAGCATCATGGCATCAACCGTGGCCGCTCCACTCGAACGTCGGCTGGGCGAAATCGCGGGCATTGATCAGATCACGTCCACCAGTTCCCTGAGTTCGACGAGCATCTCGCTTCAGTTTGCGATTGGCCGCGACATCGACCGCGCGGCGCGTGATGTTCAGGCCGCGATCAATGCCTCGCTGGCTGACTTGCCGACTGATCTTCCGACGCTTCCCCAGTTCCGCAAGGCCAACCCAGCCGCAGCGCCGGTGCTGATTATCGCGCTCACGTCGAAGACGATGCTATCGAGCGCCATCTACGATATCGCGGACACCGTGGTGGCGCAGCGCATCTCGCAGGTCCCAGGCGTCGGCGAAGCGACAGTCAGCGGCGCTGATCAACCCGCAGTCCGCATTCAGCTCAATCCAGGTGCGCTAGCGACGGCCGGTATTGCCAGCGATGATGTCCGCACCGCGATCGTCAATGCCAATGCGATCGGTCCGGTCGGCAGCTTTAACGGCTTGAGGTTAGGGGAGACCCTCGCGACCAACCCACAGATGCGGACCGCAGCTCAGTTCCGCGATATCGTTATCAAGTCCTCGAGCGGCAATTTCGTCAAACTGTCGGACGTCGCGACTGTCACCGATGCAACCCGAAATAGCCGGTCGATCGCTTGGTTCAACAAGCAACCCGCGGTTCTGATTACGGTGACTAAGCAACAAGATGCGAACGTCATCGAGACGGTCGATCGCGTCAAAGCACTGTTGCCCGAACTGAAGCAATGGATGCCTGGTGGAGTCGACATTTCGATTCTGTCGGATCGCACGGGGACGATCCGCGCCAGCGTTGAAGATATGGAATGGACGCTCGGAGCAACGGCGTTGCTGGTCATGGCCGTCGTTTTCGTATTCTTGCGACGCATGACGCCGACCATTGCGGCGGGCATTTCTGTGCCTCTTGCGCTTGCGGGCACCTGCGCCGGCATGTGGCTGGTGGGATTTTCCGTCAACAACCTTTCGTTGATGGCGTTGGCAATCTCGGTCGGTTTCGTCGTCGACGATGCGATCGTCATGATCGAGAATATGTACCGCAACCTCGAAGAGGGGATGAGGCCATATCAGGCGGCGCTTCTCGGCGCAAAGCAGATCGGTTTTACGGTGTTCTCGATCAGCCTGTCGCTGATTGCAGCCTTCACGCCGCTGATTTTCATGGAAGGTGTGGTCGGGCGTCTTTTCAGGGAATTTTCGCTGACGCTTGCGCTCGCCATCTTGGTGTCGATGGTCGTGTCACTCACCGTGACACCGATGATTTGCGCTCACTACATCAAAAGCGCGACCTCGCCCGATGCAACGCGCTTCGATCGGTTTGTCGAAGGTGGACTGTCCCGTTTTGTCCGGTTTTACGAACGGACGCTTCGCGTGGTGTTGGGATATCCGATCCTGACGATGCTGGTGTTCTTGGCGACGATCGCGTTGACGATTACCCTCTACGTCAAGACACCCAAGGGATACTTCCCGCAGGACGACAGTGGACTGGTGATCGGTGCGACGCGCGCATCGCCGGATGTTTCGTTCCAGGCCATGCTCGGATTGCAGCAGCAGATCGCTGATATCGTGATAGGCGATCCTGCTGTCGACGGGGTCGGTTCGAGCCTCGGCGGTAGCAGCGGGATGGGTGGCGGCTCCAATACCGGGCGTATGTTCATCAGTCTCAAACCGATCGATCAGCGCGATGGATTGACGACCCAGCAGGTGATCGACCGGCTTCGGAGAAAGCTGGGGGCGGTGCCGGGGATTCGTTTGTTTATGTTCGCAGCCCAGGATTTGCGGGCAGGCGGGCGGCAAAGCGATTCCGACTACCAGTACACCTTGATCAGTCCCGACTTGGACCTGCTCAACAAGTGGGCGCCGATCGTTGCCAAGAAACTGGAAAGCGTTGAAGGCATCACGGATATTTCCAGTGATCGGCAGGCAGGTGGGCTTCAACTCAACCTGAAGATTGATCGAGCCGCAGCGGCGAGTCTAGGCGTACGGGTTCAGGATATCGACAACGCACTCAACAACGCATTTTCGCAGCGGCAGATTTCGATCATTTACACTCAGCGCAATCAATATCAGGTCGTGTTGGAGGTGAATCCGCGATGGCAGGGCGATCCGTCAGCGTTGGACAAGATATACGTCGCAGGCGCGAACAATACGCAGGTGCCGTTGTCCAGAATGGTTCACATGGAGCGGGGCCTGTCGCCGCTGTCTGTTTTCCATCAAGGCTCGTTTCCGTCGACAACCATTTCCTTCAACGTTCCCTCCGATGTGCCGCTGCAGACGGCGACCGACAATATTCTTCGTGCCGTCGAAGAACTGCATATGCCGGAAGGGATCCGTGGTGAGTTTGCGGGTAACGCCGCAGACAGCCAAAAAACGGCGAGCCGTCAGCCGCTGTTGATCCTTGGCGCATTGATTGCAGTCTATATCGTGCTCGGCGTGCTGTACGAGAGTCTCGCGCATCCGTTGACGATCATTTCCACCTTGCCGTCGGCCGGACTTGGCGCGCTGCTGGCCCTGCAAATCACGAACACGCCGCTGACAGTCATCGCCTTTATCGGCATTATTCTGCTGATCGGCATCGTCAAGAAGAACGGCATCATGATCGTGGATTTTGCCCTCGAAGGCGAGCGACAACGCGGTTTATCGTCCGAGGACGCGATCTTCGAGGCAAGCATTGCGCGCTTTCGCCCGATATTGATGACCACAATGGCGGCGCTGCTCGCGGCTGTTCCGCTGGTGGTGGCCGTGGGGCCGGGAACGGAACTGCGCAGGCCGCTGGGTATTACAATCATCGGCGGTTTGATCGTGTCTCAAATCCTGACGCTCTACACCACGCCGGTGATCTATCTGCTGATCGATCGGCTTCG
- a CDS encoding multidrug efflux pump (product_source=KO:K07788; cath_funfam=1.20.1640.10,3.30.2090.10,3.30.70.1430; cog=COG0841; ko=KO:K07788; pfam=PF00873; superfamily=82693,82714,82866; tigrfam=TIGR00915; transmembrane_helix_parts=Inside_1_11,TMhelix_12_34,Outside_35_333,TMhelix_334_353,Inside_354_359,TMhelix_360_382,Outside_383_433,TMhelix_434_456,Inside_457_462,TMhelix_463_485,Outside_486_528,TMhelix_529_548,Inside_549_858,TMhelix_859_881,Outside_882_895,TMhelix_896_918,Inside_919_952,TMhelix_953_975,Outside_976_989,TMhelix_990_1012,Inside_1013_1043): MSVSEPFIRRPIATSLLGVALLIGGALGYWALPVSALPQVDFPTVQVTTQLPGASPDVAASLVTAPLERQLGQIPSLVSMTSTSSYGVSQISLQFDLNRDIDGATQDVQAAINAAAGVLPKNLPYPPTYAKVNPADAPVLTIAMTSDTVSLRSMSDLADTMMAQRLAQISGVGRVSVLGGLKPAVRVQADLARLAAYGISMEDLRNAIAGANVSGPKGSLDGAQQAYTIAANDQIATAEAYKPIVIAYRNNSPVTIGDVAQIIDGLENNKTGAWYQGRSAVIIEIQRQPGANVIEVVRQIRQEIPKLQKAVPAGVDLTVVSDRTVTIRASVHDVQFTLILSVALVTLVVLIFLRSLRATLIAGVALPLSLITSFGVMYFAGFSLDNLSLMALTIGTGFVVDDAIVMIENIVRHMENGESVMEASLRGASEIGFTVISLTVSLIAVFIPLLFMSGLVGRMFREFALTLTIAVVTSAVVSLTLTPMMCSRLLKRHHEEFAVPGLGLISRLIDQMVEFYHRTLLWVLQHQRATLVVTFLTLAATLALYAIAPKGFLPLQDTASITAVTEAGPEVSFSDMQARQTQLADIIKADPDIVGVVSVIGAGSVNPTPNVGRLVLTLKPRGERKTDIADVVRRLKDKVAGVPGMTVYFQAVQDIQISTRASRSQYQYTLTAASGPEVTEWSAKLVQDMRRDPMFRDVSSEAQEGGLRAMVTVDRQRAGQLGVSVQAVNDTLNDAFAQRQISTIFGQANQYRVVLEALPEYQRDPSILSKLYVPGVAGAQVPIDAVASIARTTAPLSITHQSQFPAVSLSFNLAPGQALGNAVTRIAEIETNIGMPTSIVGIYSGDAAEFAKSLAGQPWLILAAVVTIYIVLGVLYESYIHPITILSTLPSAGVGAILALMLCGQDLSVIGLIGIILLMGIVKKNAIMMIDFALEAERHQGMSAYDAIVQACLLRFRPIMMTTLAALFGALPLAIESGTGAELRFPLGVSIIGGLIVSQILTLYTTPVIYLALDRINRRIEAAVPPDSGSPSPPIAGATEGVQ; the protein is encoded by the coding sequence ATGAGCGTTTCGGAACCATTCATTCGCCGGCCCATTGCGACGTCCCTGCTTGGCGTTGCACTGCTGATCGGTGGCGCACTCGGTTACTGGGCCCTGCCGGTTTCGGCGCTGCCTCAGGTTGATTTTCCGACCGTGCAGGTCACGACACAGTTACCAGGCGCAAGCCCCGACGTCGCGGCGTCGCTCGTTACAGCGCCGCTCGAAAGGCAACTCGGACAGATCCCTTCGCTGGTGTCGATGACATCGACAAGTTCGTACGGGGTCAGCCAGATCTCGCTGCAATTCGACCTCAATCGCGATATCGACGGTGCAACGCAGGACGTGCAGGCGGCCATTAACGCCGCGGCCGGCGTCTTGCCTAAAAATCTGCCATATCCGCCGACTTATGCGAAGGTCAATCCAGCAGATGCGCCGGTGCTGACCATCGCCATGACATCGGACACAGTGTCGCTTCGCTCCATGAGTGATCTTGCCGACACCATGATGGCGCAGCGGTTGGCGCAGATCAGCGGCGTGGGTCGCGTGTCGGTGCTCGGCGGTCTGAAGCCCGCGGTGCGCGTCCAGGCCGATTTGGCACGTCTTGCCGCTTACGGCATTTCGATGGAGGACCTGCGCAATGCCATCGCGGGCGCGAATGTCTCCGGTCCGAAGGGCTCGCTGGACGGTGCCCAGCAGGCGTACACCATAGCGGCGAACGACCAGATTGCGACCGCGGAGGCTTACAAGCCGATCGTGATCGCCTATCGGAACAACTCGCCCGTGACGATCGGCGATGTCGCGCAAATCATTGATGGGTTGGAAAACAACAAAACCGGCGCATGGTACCAAGGCCGATCGGCTGTCATTATCGAAATCCAGCGGCAGCCCGGCGCCAACGTCATCGAGGTTGTGCGCCAGATTCGCCAGGAAATTCCCAAGCTTCAGAAGGCTGTGCCCGCGGGCGTTGATTTGACGGTTGTCAGCGACCGGACCGTCACCATTCGCGCATCAGTACACGACGTGCAGTTTACGCTGATCCTCAGCGTGGCCCTTGTCACGCTCGTGGTCTTGATTTTCCTGCGATCGTTGCGGGCGACGTTGATCGCGGGGGTGGCGCTGCCGCTCTCGCTGATCACGAGTTTTGGCGTGATGTATTTTGCAGGTTTCAGCCTCGATAACCTGTCGCTGATGGCGCTCACCATCGGCACCGGCTTCGTCGTCGACGACGCCATCGTGATGATCGAAAACATCGTGCGCCATATGGAGAATGGCGAAAGCGTGATGGAAGCGTCGCTGCGCGGTGCAAGCGAGATCGGGTTTACCGTGATTTCGCTGACAGTTTCGCTGATCGCGGTGTTCATTCCACTACTATTCATGTCCGGCCTTGTCGGACGCATGTTCAGGGAATTCGCGCTGACGTTGACCATCGCCGTCGTGACGTCGGCGGTTGTCTCTTTGACGCTGACCCCGATGATGTGTTCCCGGCTTCTGAAGCGTCACCATGAGGAATTCGCAGTTCCTGGTCTCGGTCTGATCAGCCGGTTGATCGATCAAATGGTCGAGTTCTATCACCGGACACTGCTGTGGGTTCTGCAGCATCAGCGCGCCACCCTGGTTGTCACATTTCTCACGCTGGCCGCGACGCTGGCGCTCTACGCAATCGCTCCCAAGGGGTTCCTGCCGCTGCAGGATACCGCCTCGATCACCGCCGTCACCGAAGCAGGTCCGGAAGTTTCATTCTCGGATATGCAGGCACGGCAGACGCAGCTCGCTGATATCATCAAGGCCGATCCCGACATCGTAGGCGTCGTATCCGTTATTGGCGCGGGATCCGTGAACCCGACACCGAATGTCGGGCGCCTCGTCCTCACCCTTAAGCCGCGAGGCGAGCGAAAGACGGATATCGCCGATGTGGTACGCCGTCTGAAGGATAAGGTTGCCGGTGTCCCGGGAATGACGGTTTATTTCCAGGCCGTGCAGGATATCCAGATCAGCACGCGCGCCAGCCGCTCCCAATATCAGTACACGTTGACGGCTGCGAGCGGGCCGGAGGTGACAGAGTGGTCGGCGAAGCTCGTTCAGGACATGCGCCGCGATCCAATGTTCCGCGATGTGTCGTCAGAGGCGCAGGAGGGGGGCCTTCGTGCGATGGTGACGGTTGACCGTCAGCGAGCCGGACAGCTCGGTGTGTCGGTTCAGGCCGTGAATGACACTTTGAACGATGCATTTGCGCAGCGGCAGATTTCTACGATCTTCGGTCAGGCCAACCAATATCGGGTGGTGCTTGAGGCGTTGCCGGAATATCAGCGCGATCCGTCGATCCTGTCCAAGCTCTACGTGCCGGGCGTAGCCGGCGCACAGGTGCCAATTGACGCCGTCGCGAGCATCGCGCGCACCACGGCCCCATTGTCAATCACCCATCAATCGCAGTTTCCCGCCGTCTCGCTGTCGTTCAATCTGGCTCCGGGGCAAGCGCTGGGCAATGCGGTCACACGGATCGCCGAGATTGAAACCAATATCGGCATGCCGACCAGCATCGTCGGGATCTATTCGGGCGACGCCGCGGAATTCGCGAAATCATTAGCAGGCCAGCCGTGGCTGATCCTCGCGGCTGTGGTGACCATCTACATTGTGCTTGGCGTTCTCTACGAAAGCTACATTCATCCCATCACCATTCTCTCGACTTTGCCGTCAGCCGGCGTGGGCGCGATTCTGGCGCTGATGCTGTGCGGACAGGATCTCTCCGTCATCGGATTGATCGGCATCATTCTGCTGATGGGTATCGTCAAGAAGAACGCGATCATGATGATCGACTTTGCGCTGGAAGCGGAGCGACATCAGGGCATGTCCGCATACGATGCGATTGTTCAGGCCTGCCTGCTGCGCTTCCGCCCGATCATGATGACGACATTGGCCGCGCTCTTCGGCGCATTGCCGCTTGCCATCGAAAGCGGGACGGGTGCAGAGCTGCGTTTCCCCTTAGGCGTTTCGATCATCGGTGGCCTCATCGTCTCGCAGATTCTCACGCTTTACACCACGCCGGTCATTTACCTTGCGCTCGATCGGATCAATCGCCGCATTGAGGCGGCCGTTCCGCCGGATTCAGGCTCACCATCGCCTCCGATCGCGGGAGCAACCGAGGGCGTTCAATAG